Genomic window (Allostreptomyces psammosilenae):
ACCACAGCGCCGACACCGACAGCGGCCCCAGCGCCGACGGCACCGGCCCGTCGCCGCGACCGTCCACGCCCCCGACCCCGCCCGGGCCGGGAGCGCGACGCCTGCCCGGCAGCCGCCGTTCAGCGACCCGCCGCTCAGCCACCGGCCGTTCAGCCGGCCGCCGGCGATCCGCCGCCGACCGGCTCGCCGAGCAGCACGTCCAGCAGCAGCACCGCCCCCTCCTTGTCCAGCGGCTCGTTGCCGTTACCGCACTTCGGCGACTGCACGCAGGACGGGCAGCCCTCCTCGCACTCACAGGCCGCGATCGCCTCCCGCGTCGCCGCCAACCACTGCCGCGCCGCCGTGAAACCACGCTCGGCGAAACCGGCGCCACCCGAATGCCCGTCGTGCACGAACACCGTCGGCAGACCGGTGTCCGCGTGCAGCGGTACCGACACCCCGCCGATGTCCCACCGATCACACGTCGCGAACAGCGGCAACAACCCGATGGAGGCGTGCTCGGCCGCGTGGGCCGCACCCGGAACCCGCCGCGGCTCCAGACCCACCTCCGCCAACTGCTCCTCCGTAACCGTCCACCACACCCCCTTGGTGACCAGCGTGCGCGGCGGAAGATCCAGCCGGTGCTCACCGATCACCTCACCGGTCACCAGCTTGCGCCGCAGATAGGACACCACCTGGCTGGTCACCTCCACCGTGCCGAAGTGCAGCCCGCTGCGCCCCCAGCGCTCGGTGCGCTCCGTGCGCCGGATCGCGATCTCCGTGACGTCCCGGGCGGTGGTGGTGTACGGCGGGTCGGCGCGCGCCACCAGCGCCACACCACTCTCCAGATCCAACTCCCGCACCAGATAGGTCAGCCCCTGATGCAGATGAACCGCGCCCTTGTGCACCGTCCCATGCGCCGCCGCGGCGTCCACCGTCCCCAGCACGTTCCCCGTGGCCGCCTCCACCACCTGGACGGGCGGGCCGCCGGATCCGCGCAGGTCCACCAGCGCCGCCGGCCGGTCACGACGGGTCCAGAACCACCCGCCCGGCCGGCGGCGCAGCAGACCGCGCCGCACCAGCGCCTCGACCACGGCGCCGGCCGACGGGCCGAACAGCTCCAGGTCCTCGGCGGTCAGCGGCCGCTCCGCCGCGGCGGCGCACAGGTGCGGCGCCAGGACGTGCGGATTGTCCGGATCGAGGACCGTCGACTCCACCGGACTGCCGAACAGCGCCTTCGGATGGTGCACCAGGTAGGTGTCCAACGGGTCGTCCCGGGCGATCAGAACGGCCAAGGCCTCCTGCCCGGCGCGCCCGGCACGCCCGGCCTGCTGCCACAGCGACGCCCGCGTGCCGGGATACCCGGTCAGCAGCACCGCGTCCAGGCCGCTGACGTCCACCCCCATCTCCAACGCCGGCGTGGACGCCAGGCCCAGCAACCGCCCCGCGTGCAGATCACGCTCCAGCCGCCGCCGCTCCTGCGGCAGGTAGCCACCCCGGTAGGCGGCCACCCGCGAGGCCAGGCCCGTCGGGCTGCCGGTGCCCTGCCCGTCCACCTCCGCCAAGCGCTCCCGGGCCACCAGGGAGATCACCTCCGCGCCCCGGCGCGACTTGACGAAGGCCACCGTGCGGACGCCGTCCAGCACCAGGTCGGTCAGCAGCTCGGCGGCCTCGGCGGTGGCGCTGCGCCGCACCGGGGCGTCCCGCTCACCGCGCAGCGGCGTCAACGGGGGCTCCCACAGCACGAAGGTGAGCGGCCCCCGCGGGGAGGCGTCGTCGCTGATCGCCACCGTCTCCAGACCGGTGAGCCGGGACGCGGCGGCCTGGGGAGCCGACACGGTGGCCGAGGCCAGCACGAACACCGGCGACGAACCGTAGTGGGCGCACACCCGACGCAACCGGCGCAGCACCTGCGCCACGTGCGAGCCGAAAACCCCGCGGTAGCTGTGGCACTCGTCCACCACCACATAGCGCAGGGCCCGCAGGAACGAGGCCCAGCGGGCGTGGTCGGGAAGGATGCCGCGGTGCAGCATGTCCGGGTTGGTCAGCACGTGGTGGCTGTAGCGGCGGACCCGTTCCCGCTCCTCCGGTGGGGTGTCGCCGTCGTAGAGGGCCGCGTCCAGGCGGGAAAGCCCGCCGCCGGGGGCGCCACGGTCCCCCGCGCCTCCGGCATCGCCGCTGTCGCCGCCCGGAGCCGCCCACGGGCCGCGCAGCAGGCGCTGGAGCACGCGCAGCTGGTCGGCCGCCAGCGCCTTGGTGGGTGCCAGGTACATGGAGGTGGCGCCACGGCCGCCGCGGGTCGCCGCCCCCTCCAGCAGCGTGGTCAGGACCGGCGCCAGGTAGGCGGCCGACTTGCCGGACGCGGTGCCGGTGGCCAGGACCACCGAACGGCCGGCCAGCGCGGCGCGGGCCGCCGCGCTCTGGTGCTCCCACGGCCGTTCGATGCCGAGGGCATGCCGGAACGCGGCCACGACCTCCGGCGCGATCCCCTCGGGCCAGTCGGCATGACGCCCGGGGCGCGCGGGCAGGTGCTCCGTATGGGTGACACGCTCGGTCCGGCCGTGCGGCGCCGTGAGCCGGGTGAGCACCTGCGCCGGCCGCGTGTCGAGCGGTGGGTATTGCGGGGCCATCGGGCCCAGTGTCGCACCGGGGACGGTCCGCGCAGGCAGCCCATGCCCCGACACTGGTGGCTGACAATCGCGGCAAGGCATCGTGTCCCCGGCCCGATAAGTGGTTGAATGTCGCCGCGGCTGCCGATCCATGGGGGGCTGACCGCTCGACGCAAGGCGCTGGAGGATCCGTGGACCTGTCCCTGTCGACTCGAACCGTAGGCGACCGCACCGTGGTCGAGGTCGGTGGCGAGATCGATGTGTACACCGCTCCGAAGCTGCGCGAGCAGTTGGTCGAGCTGGTCAACGACGGCAACTACCACCTGATCGTGAACATGGAGGCCGTCGACTTCCTGGACTCGACGGGGCTCGGTGTGCTCGTCGGAGGCCTGAAGCGGGTGCGGGCACACGAGGGGTCCCTGCGGCTGGTGTGCAACCAGGAACGCATCCTGAAGATTTTCCGCATCACCGGTCTGACCAAGGTGTTCCCGATCCACACCTCGGTCGACGAGGCGGTTTCGGCCACCGACTGACGCGGTCCGAAGAGCGGGCGGCGGCCGAGGCAGCACGCGGCTTCGGCCCGCTCTCCGGACCCACACGGTCACGCTCCGTGGCGCCGCCGCGCCGCTGCGCGGTCCGCGCCGCCGGCCGGCGCCGCTGGCGTGGCACGATGCACCGCAGCGCACCCGGGCCCGGAGACGCCGAACCCGCCCGGCCCCGCGCACCTGCCGCACCAGCCGAGGGGAACACATGGCAACCGTCGAACTCCGATTCAGCGCGCTTCCCGAGCACGTGCGCACCGCCCGGCTGGTGGCGGCGGCGGTGGCACGCAGAGCCGGGGTCGACGAGGCCATCCTGGACGAGGTCCGGCTCGCCGTCGGAGAGGCGTGCACCAGGGCGGTCTCGCTGCACGTCCAGCACGGGATCACCGAACCGGTGCGGGTGGCGCTCACCGAGACCCCGGACCGCTTCACCATCGAGGTCGGCGACCACGCGCCCAGCGAGGACGCGGACGCCCGGGTCCCCGGCCAGTCCCGGCCGGAAGCGGACGCCGACGACGAGCCCACCACCGCGGACATGGGCCTCGCGGTGATCAGCGGACTCGTCGACGACGTGGAGGTCCACGCCGGCGCCGACGGCGGCGTGCTGCGGATGAGCTGGCCCGCCGAAGCGCTCGGCACCGCCCGCGGCCAGGCTCCCACCGTCCTGCGCTCCTGAGGCCGCGCCCCGAGGGCGTCGGCCACCGGCGCCCGGGCCCTGCTCCATCCGCGCCCAACCCGCGCCCGTCGAACCGCCCCCGGCGCTGACCTGGAACGTTCCTCCACCCCTACACCAGGCCGTTACACTCGCCCCCCGACGGCAGGCTGGGCCGTGCCTTGGCGCGGAGGACGACAGGAAGCGGGGCTACCGGGTGGACGGACGCGCGGACCTTGGCGGGCCCCTGACCGGGCCGGCGGCCGGGACGACGACGGCGCCGATGCGGCACACGGCACGGCGGCGCCCCC
Coding sequences:
- a CDS encoding DEAD/DEAH box helicase, with the translated sequence MAPQYPPLDTRPAQVLTRLTAPHGRTERVTHTEHLPARPGRHADWPEGIAPEVVAAFRHALGIERPWEHQSAAARAALAGRSVVLATGTASGKSAAYLAPVLTTLLEGAATRGGRGATSMYLAPTKALAADQLRVLQRLLRGPWAAPGGDSGDAGGAGDRGAPGGGLSRLDAALYDGDTPPEERERVRRYSHHVLTNPDMLHRGILPDHARWASFLRALRYVVVDECHSYRGVFGSHVAQVLRRLRRVCAHYGSSPVFVLASATVSAPQAAASRLTGLETVAISDDASPRGPLTFVLWEPPLTPLRGERDAPVRRSATAEAAELLTDLVLDGVRTVAFVKSRRGAEVISLVARERLAEVDGQGTGSPTGLASRVAAYRGGYLPQERRRLERDLHAGRLLGLASTPALEMGVDVSGLDAVLLTGYPGTRASLWQQAGRAGRAGQEALAVLIARDDPLDTYLVHHPKALFGSPVESTVLDPDNPHVLAPHLCAAAAERPLTAEDLELFGPSAGAVVEALVRRGLLRRRPGGWFWTRRDRPAALVDLRGSGGPPVQVVEAATGNVLGTVDAAAAHGTVHKGAVHLHQGLTYLVRELDLESGVALVARADPPYTTTARDVTEIAIRRTERTERWGRSGLHFGTVEVTSQVVSYLRRKLVTGEVIGEHRLDLPPRTLVTKGVWWTVTEEQLAEVGLEPRRVPGAAHAAEHASIGLLPLFATCDRWDIGGVSVPLHADTGLPTVFVHDGHSGGAGFAERGFTAARQWLAATREAIAACECEEGCPSCVQSPKCGNGNEPLDKEGAVLLLDVLLGEPVGGGSPAAG
- a CDS encoding anti-sigma factor antagonist → MDLSLSTRTVGDRTVVEVGGEIDVYTAPKLREQLVELVNDGNYHLIVNMEAVDFLDSTGLGVLVGGLKRVRAHEGSLRLVCNQERILKIFRITGLTKVFPIHTSVDEAVSATD
- a CDS encoding ATP-binding protein translates to MATVELRFSALPEHVRTARLVAAAVARRAGVDEAILDEVRLAVGEACTRAVSLHVQHGITEPVRVALTETPDRFTIEVGDHAPSEDADARVPGQSRPEADADDEPTTADMGLAVISGLVDDVEVHAGADGGVLRMSWPAEALGTARGQAPTVLRS